From Paenibacillus sp. PvR098:
TTTGATCCGAATCCACAAGCTTCAGCAAAGCTGCTCTCCTTTACGGATTACTCCGAAGCCGTGAAGCTTGCCGTACAAAGCGGCAGCGAACAGCAGATCCGTAAAGCCGTCATGGAGTGGACTTCCGCCGTCCGCGGCCTGGCTTCGATTAACATGGAGCAGCTTGAGCAGTGGTGGCACGAATACAATGCCTTCCGAAACCGATTGTTAGCCGAGCTATTCGGGGAGGGCCCTCCTTCCTTCGGACAAAATGAGGGCTCAGCGTTCCATCTCCCGCTTAACGAACAGGGGATCTTCTCGATCGATTTATGGGAGCAGCAGCTGGTCCGCAGCTTGACCGAGCTGTCCCGGCTCCTGCTTACCCGGCAGCAGCAGGACAGCAATGTCATCTTTGAGATTGCCAAGTATATACAGCATCACTATCACGAAGATATCTCGCTTCAGGAGATCGCCAACCATTTTTACTTGAGCCGAGAATATATTTCCCGCAAGTTCAAGCAGGAATTCCGGGTGAATATTTCTGATTATATTAGCGGCATTCGCATCGACAAAGCGAAGCTGCTGTTGTTAAACCCCCACCTTCGCATAGCTCAGGTATCCGCGATGGTCGGGTACGATGACGAGAAATATTTTAGCAAAGTGTTCAAGAAAGCGGTGGGCGTGTCTCCGAACGAATACAGGAAGGTGAAACAGCCATGAATACACCAATAGAACCTACAGCGCATCAAACCGCCCAGCGTCCCGGAAGAGCAAATCAAACGAAGAAAAAAGTCTATATCCTGCTGTTTCTGGCATGGGCGACTCTGGTAGGGGCGGGCGCTTGGGGCGCCAAAGTCTATACCGATCATCTAAAAATGCAAATGACAGCAGAGATTGCCAAGCAAACCAGCGAGCAGCTCGCCGTCATTCAAAGCCAATATCAGCAGGAAATCGCCGGATTGAAGGAAAGCATGACCACAGATATGGCCAAGCTCCAGACCAAAATCGATTCTGTAAACGAGCTGCTCGCGTTTACCAAAGACAGCGCAAGCAGCCGAACCGATAATAGCAATCAGCTTTACACGCAACTATCCGAAGTAAGGCAGAAGCTCGATGACTTGAAGAAGCAGCTCGATGCTCTGCAGTAGTAAGGAAGGTGATTCGACATCATGAATAAGCAAATTAATCAAATGCTGCTGCTCGTTTGCGCCCCTTTTGTAGGAATCGTCATTTTCCTCATGACCGCGCCAATCTCGGTTGTGCTTCCGAAGCAAGAAAGCATCCCCGCCACCGACTGGAATATGCAGGACAGCCTACAGACGATGGTAAGCCAATTAGACCAGGTTAAAGCGGATGCCGCCCTTACCCGGACGACCATTGAGAAGCACTACGAGTTCTATTCCAAGAGCGCGGCCGAAGCGGCCAGCATGACCCAGACGGCAGTGCTCGCTGCCGAGCGTCCCTCCGTGATCTTCGATGCGCGGATCGGACTCAAGCTGGGAGGGCAAGCGATTCGTTCCACTTCAACCGGCAATGTGGACTTGAAGCTGTATACCTTTAATGAACCCAACTATAAAGTCTATGCGCTTAAAGTGAAGTTGAAATCGGATAAAGCGATGCACATGGTGCTGGGACAGGATAAGGTGGGCGGGAGCGAAACGACGCTTGAAGCCGCACGCCGCTATGGAGCCGCGGCCGGCATTAATGCGGGCGGGTTTGCCGATGACCATCGCAGCGGCAGACGGTATCCGCTCAGCACGACCATGTACAACGGCAAATATGTGTACGGATTTGAACCGACCTTCGAGGACTTGGCATTCATAGGGATTAACAAGGATCGCAAGCTGATTGGGGGGAAATTCTCGAGACAATCGGATTTGGACAAGCTGAATCCGACTTTCGGGGCAACCTTTGTTCCTATCCTGCTTCAAAATGGAACTAAACAGCCGATTCCACAGCAGTGGCTCACTTCCCCGGCTCGCGCGCCGCGAACCATCGTCGGCAATTTCAAGAACGATCAATTGCTGTTCCTGGTTACCGACGGTTACAACGAGAGTGGAAATTCGGGGGCTACGCTCCCCGAACTGCAGGACAAGCTGCTATCACTTGGAGTGAAAGACGCCTACAATCTGGACGGCGGCGGTTCCTCCAGCCTGATTTATGAAGGCCAGGTCATCAACCGGCCTTCGGACAATGGACAGCTCCGGCGCTTGCCCACGCACTTTTTATTTTTTAAATAGCGTCACCATATTTTCCACCACTTCTTGCTAAGCAATACAGGACTTAACGTTCGAATCTCTAATTGGTTTATTAATCGTTCCGAATTGTCTTTGAGCTCCGCCATCACGGTATCGTTCACTTGAGAAGAGATAACAGAATAGGCTTTGCTCAGTCCGAAGGGTCTGCCGTCTACATTATGCGCATCGGATGAAATCAAATGAACCATTCCCTGCCTGCACCATTCCAGGCTTAGCTTTTGAAGCTTACGCCCGAATAATCCATCCACGGAATGCGAGGTCAGCTGCGTCAAGGCTCCCCGATCCAATAACCGCATCAGAATGGACGGAGATGCTGCCAACTCCGCGTTTCGTTCCGGATGGGCGATAATAGGGGTAATCCCCAGCACTCTCAATTCATGAATCATCTCCTCCGTGTAGGAGGGGATACGGCTTGACGGCAGCTCTAACAAAAGATAATTCGACTCGGATAGAAGGATTGTGTTTCCTTGTTCAAGATCTTCTAATAAACCTTGATGAATCCGAACCTCTTGCCCCGGGAGCACCTTCAAAGAAATCCGGTTCTGCTTGAGCATCATATTAAAGGCATGAACACGGTTCTTAATCTCATTGCCGGGATTAATAAATCTTCCATT
This genomic window contains:
- a CDS encoding phosphodiester glycosidase family protein; translation: MNKQINQMLLLVCAPFVGIVIFLMTAPISVVLPKQESIPATDWNMQDSLQTMVSQLDQVKADAALTRTTIEKHYEFYSKSAAEAASMTQTAVLAAERPSVIFDARIGLKLGGQAIRSTSTGNVDLKLYTFNEPNYKVYALKVKLKSDKAMHMVLGQDKVGGSETTLEAARRYGAAAGINAGGFADDHRSGRRYPLSTTMYNGKYVYGFEPTFEDLAFIGINKDRKLIGGKFSRQSDLDKLNPTFGATFVPILLQNGTKQPIPQQWLTSPARAPRTIVGNFKNDQLLFLVTDGYNESGNSGATLPELQDKLLSLGVKDAYNLDGGGSSSLIYEGQVINRPSDNGQLRRLPTHFLFFK
- a CDS encoding CpsB/CapC family capsule biosynthesis tyrosine phosphatase; amino-acid sequence: MIEMHTHILPGIDDGAKDEQEAILMAHAAVEEGISVIIATPHHANGRFINPGNEIKNRVHAFNMMLKQNRISLKVLPGQEVRIHQGLLEDLEQGNTILLSESNYLLLELPSSRIPSYTEEMIHELRVLGITPIIAHPERNAELAASPSILMRLLDRGALTQLTSHSVDGLFGRKLQKLSLEWCRQGMVHLISSDAHNVDGRPFGLSKAYSVISSQVNDTVMAELKDNSERLINQLEIRTLSPVLLSKKWWKIW